The DNA region CATACGTCCTTAGGCCTGCGGTATTTGCGGGAGTGCAGCAAAGCATTGGGGTATGATGTGGTCTTAAAGGAATACTCCATCAATCAGGAGTTGTTGACGGTTTTAGGGGATATTTGCCGTGAACGTCCGGATGTGGTGGCTCTTGGCTGTTATATTTGGAGCCGAACCTTAGTGGAGGAGTTAGTTGATAGTTTGAAGCAGGTTTTGCCGCAGGCGCAGATTGTCTTGGGCGGACCGGAAGTGGGCTTTACGCCGCAAGAAGCCTTGGAGGCTATGCCTGGAGCGGACGCCGTTATTTTAGGGGAAGGCGAAACGGCTTTTCCCCAGTGGCTGGAGGTTTGTGCGGGAAAACGCGAAGCGGAAACAGTAACCGGAGTAGCTTGGCGCAAGGAAGGGAAAATTGTGGTGCAGGGCGGACCGCAAGCGCAGACGGACTTGGCGCAGCTTCCTTTTCCTTACCAAGAAGAAGAAATGGCTTCGCTCCAAGGGCGGATTTTGTACTACGAGACAACGCGCGGTTGTCCTTTTTCCTGTCAATACTGTCTTTCCAGCGCCCAGGACGGGGTTCGGTATTTGCCGCTGGCTCGCATAAAAGAAGAAATCTTGTTCTTCTTGCGTCACGGCGTCAAGCAAATTAAATTTGTAGACCGCACCTTTAATGCTCGCAAAGATCACTATCGGCCATTGTGGCGGTGGTTGGCTTCTTTGGAAGGGGACATCAATTTTCATTTTGAAATTGCTGCGGGCTTGCTGGAACAGGAAGACTTGGAGTTTTTAGCTTCTGTGCCTGTAGGACGGTTTCAGCTTGAAATAGGCGTGCAATCTACCCATGAACCGACGCTGGAGGAAATCCAACGGCGTAATTATTGGGAAAAACTGCAGCAGGCCGTGGCTTTTTTACGCAAACAAAACAATATGCACTTGCATCTGGATTTGATTGTAGGTCTGCCGTATGAGGGATGGCGGGAATTCCACCGCTCTTTTAATGAAGTGTTTGCTTTACGGCCGCATATGCTGCAAATGGGTTTCTTGAAAATGCTGCCTGCTTCTGGATTGCGGCAGAGGGCGGCAGCCTACCAATATCGCTTTTTGCAAAAACCGCCATATACGGTGTTGGCGAGCAATGCCATGTCGGCGGAAGAAATTCGCAAGCTGCACCTGATGGAGGACATTGTAGAGCATGTATATAATGGAGGACGTTTTCAGCAGGCTCTGAACTATTTGCTTGCTTGTTGGCAGCAAGACGCTTTTGCCTGCTTTAGCAATATGGCCGAATACTGGGATGAGCAGCGCTTGGATTTGGCGGCGATGGGCGTACGCGGTTGGTACCGGAATTTGCTGGCTTACGCCCAATGGCGCTGGGGGGGAGAAAAGCAAGCTGTATTGCGCGAGTGGCTGCGGCTGGATGCGCTGCTTAGCGATGGCGGACAGCAACGGCCGCCAGAATTAAAGTGGAATGGTCCCGAGTGGGAAGATGAAAAACAGGCTTTTTGGCGTAATGAAGAAGCGGTACGGCGATATATTCCGGAGTATGCCTTTGGCAGCTGGAGGGAACTGAAACGAAAGTACCATTTAGAATTCCTCTTTTTTTCAGGGCCTGACGGGCGAATGGAACGGCTTAATTGGTTAGTTCGCTACGATCTTCCAGCGGGAAGCTCAGCCCAGGAGGTGCAATTGGATGCAGAATGAATTGCCTTATCGCAGCTATTCGCAGTATCTAAAAGAACGTTATGGCGAAAAAGTATATAAGCTGCCCGTTAGCCTGCCTGTAACTTGCCCCAATCGTGATGGGACTTGCGGCAACGAAGGCTGCGTTTTTTGCGGTTCTATTGGCGCTGGATATGAAAATTTGCCGGCGGACTGGACGGTAGCGCGGCAGTTGGCGGCCAATCGCGAGCATATTTCCAGCAAATATAAAGCCAATAAATTCATACCCTATTTTCAAAATTTCAGTAATACCTATTTACCGCCTGAAGAACTGCGGCGCTATTTAATCGAAGCATGCCAAGACGACGTGGTGGCCTTGGCTTTG from Anaeromusa acidaminophila DSM 3853 includes:
- a CDS encoding B12-binding domain-containing radical SAM protein, with amino-acid sequence MKIVLTTLNAKYIHTSLGLRYLRECSKALGYDVVLKEYSINQELLTVLGDICRERPDVVALGCYIWSRTLVEELVDSLKQVLPQAQIVLGGPEVGFTPQEALEAMPGADAVILGEGETAFPQWLEVCAGKREAETVTGVAWRKEGKIVVQGGPQAQTDLAQLPFPYQEEEMASLQGRILYYETTRGCPFSCQYCLSSAQDGVRYLPLARIKEEILFFLRHGVKQIKFVDRTFNARKDHYRPLWRWLASLEGDINFHFEIAAGLLEQEDLEFLASVPVGRFQLEIGVQSTHEPTLEEIQRRNYWEKLQQAVAFLRKQNNMHLHLDLIVGLPYEGWREFHRSFNEVFALRPHMLQMGFLKMLPASGLRQRAAAYQYRFLQKPPYTVLASNAMSAEEIRKLHLMEDIVEHVYNGGRFQQALNYLLACWQQDAFACFSNMAEYWDEQRLDLAAMGVRGWYRNLLAYAQWRWGGEKQAVLREWLRLDALLSDGGQQRPPELKWNGPEWEDEKQAFWRNEEAVRRYIPEYAFGSWRELKRKYHLEFLFFSGPDGRMERLNWLVRYDLPAGSSAQEVQLDAE